One Nostoc sp. UHCC 0302 DNA window includes the following coding sequences:
- the panP gene encoding pyridoxal-dependent aspartate 1-decarboxylase PanP: MTLSKPETSKPSYFIETEEALHYEIEKQVMQLFDISNQSNSIEANINDLIDSFSDTFLSIQDANSKIDLDSLAEQFCDSKIPGKPANIENYLEYLNNYVIAHSIHTSAPRFIGHMTSALPCFMRPLAKLMTAMNQNSVKIETAKALSFYERQALAMMHRQIYNFADSFYNQHIQNSQSTLGILTSGGTTANIAAMWCARNAVLGAKDDFLGVEKEGLTAALNFYGYKGAVIIGSELMHFSFDKAADLLGIGNRSLIKVPVDSNNRVKVRSLRQAVAKSREQNLCILAIIGIAGTTDSGGVDSLLDIAEIAHEANVNFHVDAAWGGPLVFSQQHRHKLAGIEQANSVTIDGHKQLYLPMGIGMLFLSEPQMAQSIEKQASYTMRKGSFDLGKRALEGSRPGMALFLHAGLNLIGSKGYEFLIDEGIRKTQYMAAQICATSEFELLAEPDTNLIVYRYIPESLREATVKQKLTEIDNLLISKFNQRLQKMQRQAGRTFISRTTKTTECFGKEIPIIALRAVLANPLTTKDDIDTVLNDQMQIASEICISDLADIENIFQLQ; encoded by the coding sequence ATGACATTAAGCAAACCAGAAACGTCAAAGCCCAGTTACTTTATTGAGACTGAGGAAGCATTGCATTATGAAATTGAAAAACAAGTAATGCAATTATTTGACATATCTAATCAATCAAATTCTATAGAAGCAAATATAAATGATTTGATTGATAGTTTTTCTGACACGTTTTTAAGCATTCAAGATGCTAATAGTAAGATTGATTTAGATTCATTAGCAGAGCAGTTTTGTGATAGCAAAATTCCAGGTAAGCCTGCTAATATAGAAAACTATTTAGAATACTTAAATAATTATGTAATTGCTCATTCAATACATACTTCTGCTCCCCGATTTATTGGTCACATGACCTCAGCGCTGCCCTGTTTCATGCGACCGCTAGCTAAATTAATGACAGCGATGAACCAAAACTCGGTGAAAATCGAGACTGCCAAAGCTTTGAGTTTTTACGAACGTCAAGCTTTGGCAATGATGCATCGCCAAATTTACAACTTTGCTGATAGTTTTTACAATCAACATATTCAAAATAGTCAAAGTACACTGGGAATTTTGACATCTGGTGGGACAACAGCAAATATTGCCGCTATGTGGTGCGCTCGTAATGCTGTTTTAGGTGCTAAAGATGATTTTTTGGGAGTAGAAAAAGAAGGTTTAACAGCAGCATTAAATTTCTATGGCTATAAAGGAGCCGTAATAATTGGCTCTGAGTTAATGCATTTTTCTTTTGATAAAGCAGCAGATTTGTTAGGTATTGGTAATCGTAGTTTGATTAAAGTTCCGGTTGATAGTAACAACCGAGTGAAAGTGCGATCACTACGTCAAGCTGTGGCCAAATCTCGTGAACAAAACTTGTGTATACTAGCGATTATTGGCATTGCTGGCACTACAGATTCTGGTGGAGTAGATTCGCTGTTAGATATTGCAGAAATCGCCCACGAAGCTAATGTTAATTTTCACGTAGATGCTGCTTGGGGAGGGCCGCTGGTTTTTTCTCAACAACATCGACATAAACTTGCAGGTATCGAACAAGCTAATTCAGTCACTATTGATGGACATAAACAACTTTATCTACCAATGGGCATTGGTATGCTATTTCTAAGTGAACCACAAATGGCACAATCCATTGAAAAACAAGCCAGTTATACCATGCGTAAGGGATCATTCGATTTAGGTAAACGCGCTTTGGAAGGTTCTCGTCCCGGTATGGCATTATTTTTGCATGCTGGACTGAATTTAATTGGTAGTAAGGGATATGAATTTTTAATTGATGAAGGTATCAGGAAAACTCAATATATGGCTGCTCAAATTTGTGCTACGTCTGAGTTTGAATTGTTAGCAGAGCCTGATACAAACTTGATAGTATATCGCTATATCCCAGAGTCATTAAGAGAAGCTACTGTTAAACAAAAATTGACAGAAATAGACAATTTACTGATCAGTAAATTTAATCAACGCCTGCAAAAAATGCAGCGTCAAGCTGGAAGGACTTTTATTTCAAGAACGACAAAAACAACTGAGTGTTTTGGTAAAGAAATTCCTATTATTGCCTTGCGTGCAGTGCTGGCTAATCCATTGACTACCAAAGATGATATTGATACAGTATTAAACGACCAAATGCAGATTGCATCAGAGATTTGCATATCAGATTTAGCAGATATAGAGAATATTTTTCAATTGCAGTAA
- a CDS encoding cytochrome P450 — protein MKIPEVNYIPLWLNIIKIANDPLNHLDAIAKQYGDIFIIKFGSTPIVFLSNPQAIKQIFTNTKEINSPGELNEEMALITGNQGLLQLDGLRHKHRRKLIMPAFHGIKMQAQGKLICDLTKKVMDQHLGRKTFIAYPTIEEITLQVSMEVVLGLREGERYEKLKHLLPNILKSMRSPIMQITSIFPFLQRDLGRWSPWGYLMHLRQEIFQLLYAEVQERRQQADTSRTDILSELIFARDEMGELMTDEEVRDLLLSPLFAAQDASGVAITWLLYWVHHLPQVREQLLQELASLGDSPDPMSIAQLPYLSAVCNEALRIYPTQLFTFPRRVESPTELMGYALSPGTLLMGCIYLTHQRQDLYSQPKQFQPERFLEKQYSPYEFFPFGGGARTCIGAALAVFEMKLLLATILSNYQLTLVKKQPEQPKFEGLMCYPASGVKMRISAKTPRPSAETSAPLCV, from the coding sequence ATGAAAATACCTGAAGTAAATTATATTCCTCTCTGGCTAAACATTATTAAAATAGCCAATGATCCTCTAAATCATCTCGATGCTATAGCCAAACAATATGGCGATATTTTTATCATAAAATTTGGTTCTACACCAATAGTATTTCTTAGCAATCCCCAAGCAATTAAACAGATTTTTACCAATACAAAAGAGATTAATTCTCCTGGTGAATTAAACGAAGAAATGGCATTAATCACCGGAAACCAAGGCTTACTACAGCTCGATGGCTTACGTCACAAACATCGACGTAAACTGATTATGCCAGCTTTTCACGGTATTAAAATGCAAGCCCAAGGAAAGCTAATTTGCGACCTGACAAAGAAGGTCATGGATCAACATTTGGGAAGAAAAACCTTCATAGCCTATCCCACCATTGAAGAAATTACCTTACAAGTAAGCATGGAAGTTGTGCTGGGCTTACGTGAGGGAGAACGCTACGAAAAACTCAAGCACCTACTTCCTAACATACTTAAGAGTATGCGATCGCCCATCATGCAGATTACCTCCATTTTCCCATTTCTGCAACGGGATTTAGGAAGATGGAGTCCGTGGGGATACCTCATGCACCTCCGTCAGGAGATTTTTCAACTGCTCTACGCCGAAGTTCAAGAACGTCGCCAACAAGCAGACACTTCCCGCACAGATATCCTATCCGAGTTAATATTTGCTCGTGATGAGATGGGTGAACTCATGACAGATGAAGAAGTACGTGACCTGTTACTCTCACCCTTATTCGCTGCTCAAGATGCTTCTGGCGTTGCAATCACTTGGTTATTGTACTGGGTTCATCACCTACCTCAAGTTCGTGAACAATTGCTCCAAGAACTTGCTAGCCTTGGTGACTCTCCTGACCCCATGAGCATTGCCCAACTTCCTTATCTCAGTGCTGTTTGTAACGAAGCTCTGCGGATTTACCCAACTCAATTATTCACCTTTCCCCGTCGAGTAGAATCACCAACTGAACTTATGGGCTATGCCTTGAGTCCAGGAACTCTACTCATGGGCTGTATTTATCTCACGCATCAGCGTCAAGATTTATACTCACAACCCAAACAATTCCAACCAGAACGTTTTCTCGAAAAACAATACTCACCCTACGAATTTTTCCCCTTTGGTGGCGGCGCTCGTACCTGTATTGGCGCAGCCTTAGCCGTATTTGAAATGAAACTACTATTAGCAACTATTCTCTCAAACTATCAATTAACACTAGTTAAAAAACAACCAGAGCAACCTAAATTTGAAGGTCTCATGTGTTATCCAGCTAGCGGTGTCAAAATGCGTATCTCTGCAAAAACTCCGCGACCCTCTGCGGAAACCTCTGCGCCCCTCTGCGTTTAA
- a CDS encoding beta-ketoacyl synthase N-terminal-like domain-containing protein has protein sequence MGMSDEIAIIGMAGRFPGANNIDIFWQNLRDSVESITFFNDEELLSAGIKPTVLNDASYVKACGVLEDIELFDANFFGFTPKEAELIDPQHRLFIECVYEALENSGYNSETYPGQIGIFAGAALSSYLLNNLFSNFYPHWDSLKSVDSFQMFIGNDKDHLPTQISYKLNLKGPSVNVQTACSTSLVAVHFACQSLLNGESDIALAGGVSIHLPQKAGYYYEEGGILAVDGHCRAFDANASGTIFSNGMGVVVLKRLEDALTDRDYIHAVIKSSAINNDGSLKVGYTAPSVDGQRAVILEALALADVDPETISYVETHGTGTSLGDPIEIAALTQAFRASTDKKGFCAIASAKTNIGHLNTSAGVAGLIKTVQALKHKQIPANLHFKTPNPQIDFANSPFYVNTTLSEWQTNGTPRRAGVSSFGIGGTNAHVILEEATNLRMQECKGAGVQRRDYLLCLSAKNQKALEQATINLVTHLQQHPELDLADVAYTLSIGRRTFEYRRMVVCRDIEDALKALIILDPQRVFTYYQKSSNRPVIFMFSGQGAQYVNMARELYGVEPVFQEQVDICADILKPHLGLDLRQLIYPNEQQTQTASAQLQQTAIAQPALFVIEYAIAKLWVSWGVPPTAMIGHSIGEYVAATLAGVFCLEDALALVATRGQMMQQQRVGSMLAVSLPETEVQPFLGKELSLAAINSPSACVVSGKTEVVEALQNYLASKNIDCRLLHTSHAFHSQMMEPILVAFTEQVKKANPKLPKIPFISNLTGTWIKPDEATNPYYWSQHLRSCVRFSDGISELLKQSEGIFIEVGPGRTLSALTRQHLPTDTKQLVLTSLHHIKEQQTDFSFILNTLGQLWIAGIDIDWSEFYSQAQPHRVPLPTYPFERQRYWIEAKIPSLLSSKENQDFSNSASLKTIDVQEATTHYSRPSIVNSYVAPINELEELIAKIWQEVLGIQQVGIYDNFLELGGDSLIATQLASRLQANFPVELRLRELLLQALTVAKQAEMIEELLLEKIAELSEDEVQSILTT, from the coding sequence ATGGGTATGTCGGATGAAATAGCAATAATTGGTATGGCTGGTCGTTTTCCCGGCGCAAACAATATTGATATTTTTTGGCAAAATTTGCGAGATAGTGTAGAATCAATTACTTTTTTCAATGATGAAGAACTACTATCAGCAGGAATTAAACCAACAGTACTGAATGACGCCAGTTATGTAAAAGCGTGTGGTGTATTAGAAGATATAGAGTTATTTGATGCTAATTTTTTCGGCTTTACTCCCAAAGAAGCAGAATTAATCGATCCGCAACACCGTCTATTTATAGAATGTGTTTATGAAGCATTAGAAAATTCTGGCTACAATTCTGAAACTTATCCTGGTCAAATTGGCATTTTTGCTGGTGCTGCTTTAAGTTCTTACTTATTGAATAATTTATTTTCCAACTTTTATCCTCATTGGGATTCGCTAAAATCAGTCGACTCATTCCAAATGTTTATTGGTAATGATAAAGACCATTTACCCACACAAATTTCTTACAAGTTAAATCTAAAAGGCCCAAGCGTTAATGTTCAAACTGCTTGTTCTACATCATTAGTTGCTGTTCATTTTGCCTGTCAAAGTTTGCTAAATGGCGAAAGTGATATTGCTCTGGCTGGTGGTGTGTCTATACATTTGCCACAAAAAGCTGGTTATTACTATGAAGAAGGGGGAATTTTGGCGGTTGATGGTCACTGTCGAGCCTTTGATGCCAACGCTAGTGGTACTATTTTCAGTAACGGTATGGGTGTGGTAGTCCTGAAGCGATTAGAAGATGCTTTAACCGATCGCGATTATATTCATGCAGTAATTAAGAGTTCAGCAATTAATAATGATGGTTCTCTAAAAGTTGGTTATACAGCGCCTAGTGTAGACGGGCAAAGAGCAGTAATTTTAGAAGCACTAGCATTAGCTGATGTTGACCCTGAAACTATTTCTTATGTCGAAACTCATGGTACAGGAACTTCTTTAGGAGATCCGATAGAAATTGCCGCTCTCACACAGGCTTTTCGTGCTAGTACTGATAAAAAAGGCTTTTGTGCGATCGCTTCTGCAAAGACCAATATTGGACACCTCAATACATCCGCGGGTGTGGCTGGTTTAATCAAAACCGTTCAAGCCTTGAAACATAAACAAATACCTGCCAACTTACACTTTAAAACTCCCAATCCCCAAATAGATTTTGCTAACAGTCCCTTCTACGTCAACACAACACTCTCAGAATGGCAAACTAATGGGACACCGCGTCGGGCTGGAGTCAGTTCTTTTGGTATTGGCGGAACTAATGCTCATGTGATTTTAGAAGAAGCCACGAATTTAAGGATGCAGGAGTGCAAGGGCGCAGGGGTGCAGAGAAGAGATTATCTGTTGTGTTTGTCGGCTAAAAATCAGAAGGCACTTGAGCAAGCAACAATTAATCTTGTTACACATTTACAACAGCATCCTGAACTGGATTTAGCTGATGTTGCTTATACCCTCAGTATTGGGCGGCGGACTTTTGAGTATCGCCGTATGGTTGTTTGTCGTGATATTGAAGATGCACTCAAGGCATTAATAATCTTAGATCCACAACGCGTTTTCACTTATTACCAAAAGTCTAGTAATCGCCCAGTTATTTTTATGTTTTCTGGGCAGGGCGCACAGTATGTAAATATGGCGCGAGAATTGTACGGAGTTGAGCCAGTATTTCAAGAGCAAGTAGATATCTGTGCAGACATTCTTAAACCCCACTTGGGATTAGATTTACGTCAGTTAATTTATCCCAATGAACAACAAACACAAACAGCCTCAGCACAACTGCAACAAACAGCCATTGCTCAACCTGCATTATTTGTGATTGAGTATGCCATAGCCAAGTTATGGGTCTCTTGGGGAGTGCCTCCCACTGCCATGATTGGGCATAGCATTGGTGAGTATGTGGCTGCTACTTTAGCTGGTGTGTTTTGTTTAGAAGATGCCTTGGCTTTGGTTGCAACTAGAGGGCAAATGATGCAACAACAGCGTGTGGGAAGTATGCTGGCGGTTTCATTACCAGAAACAGAAGTACAACCCTTTTTAGGTAAAGAGCTTTCTCTGGCTGCAATTAATAGCCCATCTGCTTGCGTCGTTTCTGGGAAAACAGAAGTTGTAGAGGCGCTACAAAACTATTTAGCTTCTAAAAATATAGATTGCCGCCTTCTGCATACATCTCATGCTTTCCATTCTCAAATGATGGAGCCTATTTTGGTAGCCTTCACTGAACAAGTTAAAAAAGCTAACCCTAAGCTGCCCAAAATACCTTTCATTTCTAACCTTACTGGTACTTGGATTAAACCTGATGAAGCTACAAATCCATATTACTGGAGTCAACATCTACGCTCTTGTGTCAGATTTTCGGATGGAATATCTGAGTTATTAAAACAGTCAGAAGGAATTTTTATAGAAGTTGGCCCAGGTCGGACATTAAGCGCTTTAACAAGGCAACATTTACCAACTGATACAAAACAATTGGTATTAACTTCTCTACACCATATCAAAGAACAACAAACGGATTTTTCTTTTATATTAAATACATTAGGTCAGCTATGGATAGCAGGAATAGACATAGATTGGTCGGAATTTTACAGTCAAGCGCAACCTCATCGTGTTCCTTTACCTACTTATCCTTTTGAGCGCCAACGTTATTGGATCGAGGCAAAAATTCCATCATTATTATCAAGCAAAGAAAATCAAGATTTTTCTAACTCTGCGAGTTTAAAAACAATAGATGTACAAGAAGCAACTACGCATTATTCTAGACCAAGTATTGTTAATTCCTACGTTGCTCCTATTAATGAATTGGAAGAACTCATTGCCAAAATTTGGCAAGAAGTTTTAGGAATTCAACAAGTTGGGATTTACGATAACTTCTTGGAATTAGGGGGAGACTCTTTGATTGCAACTCAACTTGCTTCTCGGCTACAAGCAAATTTTCCTGTAGAATTACGACTCCGCGAACTTTTACTACAAGCCTTAACTGTCGCTAAGCAAGCAGAAATGATTGAAGAACTCTTACTAGAAAAAATTGCAGAATTATCTGAAGATGAAGTTCAAAGTATTTTAACAACGTAA
- a CDS encoding amino acid adenylation domain-containing protein, with product MDNSTLSPGKKALFEKWKLGKFKTETIPQRQDYQPVYLSFSQQRLWFIDQLYHGSSFYHVSSALHLKGLLNVTALQQSLNEILKRHEAWRTIFVAGGEQPTQIVLSQLTWELAVINVELLSDKDWQKEIKRIAIKEAQKPFNLANAPLVRATLLRLSEAEHILLLTIHHIITDGWSMGVFAQELATLYTAFCAGKPSPLPKLPIQYADFAIWQRDRLKGELLNTQLNYWKQQLAGQLPILQLPTDYPRSAIASFKGAKQYFTLSQELTKALNELSQQERCTLFMTLLAAFNTLLYRYTAQKDILVGSSIANRNRAELEGLLGLFVNNLVLRNNLSGNPTFRELLGRVREVTLNAYAHQDLPFEKLVEELQPERDLSRNPLFQVMFILQNAPDFVEEVSGLTLRSLEIDHGTSEFDISVSISESEQELSGFWEYNTDLFDAITIQRFIENFQTLLESIVVNPEQNISKLPLLTTKEQEQLLVKWNNTNADYPYDASLHHLFEQQVNRFPDALALISQSEQLTYQQLNQKVNQLAHYLKKLGVTTETIVAICLERSVDMIVAILAILKAGGAYLPLDPNYPVERLQFMLVDSQVSLMISHTSLINRLGKVKAIALDTDWEIIQQESHENPLSTSSANHLAYVIYTSGSTGIPKGVLGTHRGTVNGLHWLWKTHPFAPGEVCCQKTAISFVDSVWEIFVPLLQQIPTIIIPDAIAKDPQLLLETLAEYQVSRLVLVPSLLRLLLDNYGHITQNLSHLKLWIASGEVLSIDLVNSFQQLLPNAKLINLYGSSEVSANVTYYDTSLLSEKTPTVPIGYPIDNTQVYVLDDHLQLAPIGVVGELYIGGDGLAKSYLHRPQLTQERFIDNPFKKPEIRSVKDELDQSDRLYKTGDLVRYRNNGQLEYFGRHDDQIKIRGFRVELGEIAAAIAQHPSVQNSVVIAHNDAQGDKTLIAYVATQEKDIIPQLQEYLQQKLLNFMIPSAFVLLDEIPLTPNGKIDKQALSTHDVIRPKFNKSFVEATTFTELALVRIWEQLFNTSPIGITDNFFELGGHSFLAVRLMAQIYELFGHNLALSTLFENTTIEKLAKIVSQPVSLSSNSLLVAIQSSGSYLPFFCVHAAGGDVNNYLILASKLGREQPFYALEQPPHRQEFHTLSVEETATYYLKEIRTVQPKGPYLLGGWCYGGVIAFEIAQQLQKQNETVDLLVVIDAILPKTIIQPTKDDDAKLVLRLAEAIKNWFGIEFAVSYTELRDLPIDEQFHLLFSKANLKISDAEMEQHLQSYKLFKAHIQAMRNYTPQIYPHQITLLKASDIIAHDFESQEFHTDDPLLGWGKCSQQPINMIEIPGNHFSIFSEPYVQELANKLKKSLIHAQKF from the coding sequence ATGGATAACTCTACCTTATCACCTGGTAAAAAAGCCCTTTTTGAAAAATGGAAGCTAGGTAAATTTAAAACCGAAACTATTCCTCAGCGCCAAGACTATCAGCCTGTATATTTGTCCTTTTCTCAACAAAGACTATGGTTTATTGACCAACTTTATCACGGCAGTTCTTTCTATCATGTCTCTAGTGCTTTGCATTTAAAAGGATTACTAAATGTAACGGCACTTCAGCAAAGCCTCAACGAAATTCTCAAACGACACGAAGCATGGCGTACCATTTTTGTGGCAGGAGGTGAACAGCCGACACAGATAGTTTTATCTCAATTAACTTGGGAGCTAGCTGTAATTAATGTTGAGCTTTTATCAGATAAAGATTGGCAAAAAGAAATTAAACGAATAGCTATAAAAGAAGCACAAAAACCTTTCAATTTAGCTAATGCGCCATTAGTAAGAGCAACTTTATTGCGCTTGAGTGAGGCAGAACACATATTACTTTTAACCATACATCATATAATCACAGATGGATGGTCTATGGGTGTGTTCGCACAAGAATTAGCAACGCTGTACACTGCTTTTTGTGCGGGTAAACCTTCTCCCCTCCCAAAACTCCCGATTCAGTATGCAGACTTTGCTATTTGGCAACGCGATCGCCTCAAAGGAGAACTACTTAACACTCAACTTAATTACTGGAAGCAGCAATTAGCCGGTCAGCTTCCTATACTTCAGTTACCTACAGATTATCCACGTTCTGCTATTGCTAGTTTTAAAGGTGCAAAACAATACTTTACTTTATCTCAAGAATTGACAAAAGCATTAAATGAGTTGAGCCAGCAAGAAAGATGTACCTTATTTATGACTTTGCTGGCAGCATTTAATACATTACTTTATCGCTACACAGCACAAAAAGATATTTTAGTAGGTTCTTCTATTGCTAATCGTAACCGTGCTGAATTAGAAGGTTTACTTGGTTTATTTGTAAACAATTTAGTATTGCGTAATAACCTAAGTGGTAATCCTACTTTTAGAGAACTTTTAGGTCGGGTGCGAGAAGTAACTCTCAATGCTTACGCACATCAGGATTTACCTTTTGAAAAATTAGTCGAAGAATTGCAACCTGAGCGAGATTTAAGCCGTAATCCTCTGTTTCAGGTAATGTTTATCCTCCAAAATGCACCGGATTTTGTTGAAGAAGTTTCTGGCTTAACTCTGCGTAGTTTAGAGATTGATCACGGTACATCTGAATTTGATATTTCTGTATCAATCTCCGAATCGGAACAGGAGCTAAGTGGATTTTGGGAATACAATACAGATTTATTTGATGCAATCACAATTCAAAGATTTATTGAGAATTTTCAAACTTTACTAGAAAGTATTGTTGTAAATCCTGAGCAAAACATATCAAAATTACCATTATTAACAACCAAAGAACAAGAGCAATTATTAGTAAAGTGGAATAACACTAATGCCGATTATCCTTATGATGCATCTTTACATCACTTATTTGAGCAGCAAGTTAACAGATTTCCCGATGCTTTAGCATTAATTAGTCAATCAGAACAGCTAACTTATCAACAACTCAACCAAAAAGTAAATCAGCTTGCTCATTATTTAAAAAAGTTGGGAGTAACTACCGAAACTATTGTAGCTATTTGTCTAGAACGTTCTGTAGATATGATAGTAGCGATTCTAGCGATTTTGAAAGCTGGCGGTGCTTATTTACCACTAGACCCTAATTATCCAGTTGAACGCCTTCAGTTTATGCTGGTTGATTCTCAAGTGTCATTGATGATTAGTCACACATCATTAATTAATCGTTTGGGAAAAGTAAAAGCGATCGCTTTAGATACTGATTGGGAAATTATCCAACAAGAAAGTCACGAAAATCCTCTCAGTACATCTAGCGCGAATCATCTAGCTTATGTGATCTACACCTCCGGTTCAACCGGAATTCCTAAAGGTGTTCTAGGGACTCATCGTGGTACAGTTAACGGCTTACACTGGCTATGGAAAACCCATCCGTTTGCGCCAGGGGAAGTTTGTTGCCAGAAAACAGCCATTAGTTTCGTAGACTCAGTATGGGAAATTTTTGTCCCCTTATTGCAGCAAATTCCCACCATTATTATCCCCGATGCGATCGCCAAAGACCCCCAACTTTTACTCGAAACTCTGGCTGAATACCAAGTTTCACGCCTTGTGCTTGTCCCCTCATTACTGCGGCTACTTCTAGATAATTACGGACACATCACTCAAAATTTGTCCCATCTTAAACTTTGGATTGCTAGTGGAGAAGTATTATCTATCGATTTAGTAAATAGTTTTCAACAGTTGTTACCAAATGCAAAATTAATTAACCTTTATGGTTCCTCGGAAGTCTCAGCTAATGTAACTTATTACGACACAAGTTTATTAAGTGAGAAAACTCCAACAGTTCCCATAGGTTACCCCATAGACAATACACAAGTTTATGTCTTGGATGATCATTTGCAACTTGCTCCCATTGGCGTAGTTGGAGAATTATATATTGGCGGCGATGGATTAGCCAAGAGTTATTTGCATCGTCCACAACTGACTCAAGAAAGATTTATTGATAACCCCTTTAAAAAGCCTGAAATCAGAAGTGTGAAGGATGAATTGGATCAATCAGATAGACTTTACAAAACTGGTGATTTAGTACGCTATCGTAACAACGGTCAACTAGAATATTTCGGTCGCCATGATGACCAAATAAAAATTCGTGGCTTTCGTGTAGAGTTGGGAGAAATTGCAGCAGCGATCGCTCAACATCCATCTGTGCAAAATTCTGTTGTTATCGCTCATAATGATGCTCAAGGGGATAAAACTTTAATTGCTTATGTAGCCACACAAGAAAAAGATATAATTCCACAGTTACAAGAATACTTGCAGCAGAAATTATTAAATTTCATGATTCCATCTGCTTTTGTATTATTGGATGAAATACCGCTTACACCAAATGGTAAAATAGACAAGCAAGCACTTTCAACTCATGATGTAATTCGTCCCAAATTCAATAAATCTTTTGTTGAGGCTACGACTTTTACAGAATTAGCCTTAGTAAGAATCTGGGAACAACTTTTCAACACAAGCCCCATTGGAATTACAGATAACTTTTTTGAATTAGGAGGGCATTCCTTTTTAGCTGTGCGCTTAATGGCACAAATTTACGAGCTATTTGGACATAACCTTGCCCTATCTACCCTTTTTGAGAATACAACAATTGAAAAACTCGCAAAAATTGTTAGCCAACCAGTAAGTTTAAGTTCAAATTCCCTATTAGTAGCAATTCAATCTTCCGGTTCCTATCTTCCCTTCTTCTGCGTACACGCAGCTGGGGGAGATGTTAACAACTATTTAATTTTAGCCAGTAAATTAGGTAGAGAACAACCATTTTATGCTCTAGAACAACCCCCTCATCGGCAAGAATTCCATACTCTTTCTGTAGAAGAAACAGCAACTTACTACCTCAAAGAAATTCGTACTGTACAACCCAAAGGGCCTTACCTTTTAGGAGGTTGGTGTTACGGTGGTGTAATTGCCTTTGAAATAGCACAACAACTACAAAAACAAAATGAAACCGTTGATTTACTGGTGGTAATTGACGCAATATTGCCAAAAACTATCATCCAGCCAACCAAAGATGATGATGCTAAATTAGTCCTGCGTCTGGCTGAAGCTATAAAAAACTGGTTTGGCATAGAATTTGCAGTTTCATATACTGAACTGCGAGATTTACCAATAGATGAGCAATTCCATCTATTATTTAGCAAAGCGAATCTCAAAATTAGCGATGCAGAAATGGAACAACATCTGCAAAGTTACAAGCTATTTAAAGCGCATATCCAAGCCATGCGTAATTATACTCCCCAGATTTATCCTCATCAAATTACATTATTGAAAGCCAGCGATATAATTGCCCACGACTTTGAAAGTCAAGAGTTCCATACAGATGATCCTTTATTAGGTTGGGGTAAATGTTCTCAACAACCCATCAATATGATAGAGATTCCTGGTAATCATTTTTCTATCTTTAGTGAACCTTATGTCCAAGAACTAGCCAATAAATTAAAAAAATCTCTCATTCATGCTCAAAAATTCTAA